In Chryseobacterium gleum, a single genomic region encodes these proteins:
- the rplU gene encoding 50S ribosomal protein L21, which produces MFAIVEIAGLQYKVEQDQKLFVNRLKGDKGGKISFDKVLLTVNGAITVGAPAVNGITVEAEILDHVKADKVIVFKKKRRKGYKVKNGHRQSLTQIVITGITGFEGGAKKAAAKKETVKGEVLSDNATVNFGEDHELNYHLKKNNLSQSKENRETLITLGKAVKVELEKNVLTHEEVDAAIIKNIDQFKALNK; this is translated from the coding sequence ATGTTTGCAATTGTAGAAATAGCAGGGCTTCAATACAAAGTTGAGCAAGACCAGAAGTTGTTTGTAAACCGTTTAAAAGGAGATAAAGGAGGAAAAATTTCTTTCGATAAAGTTCTTCTTACTGTAAACGGTGCAATCACTGTAGGCGCCCCAGCTGTAAACGGAATCACTGTTGAAGCAGAGATCCTTGACCACGTAAAAGCTGATAAAGTAATCGTTTTCAAAAAGAAAAGAAGAAAAGGTTACAAAGTGAAAAACGGTCACAGACAATCTTTAACTCAAATCGTAATCACTGGTATTACAGGATTTGAAGGTGGAGCTAAAAAAGCTGCTGCTAAAAAAGAAACTGTGAAAGGTGAAGTTCTTTCTGACAACGCAACTGTTAACTTTGGTGAAGATCACGAGCTGAACTATCACTTAAAGAAAAACAACTTGTCTCAGTCTAAAGAGAACAGAGAAACTTTAATTACTTTAGGTAAAGCAGTTAAAGTTGAATTAGAAAAGAATGTTCTTACTCATGAAGAAGTAGATGCTGCTATCATTAAGAACATTGATCAATTTAAAGCACTTAATAAATAA
- a CDS encoding FAD-dependent monooxygenase produces the protein MKKIAVVGAGISGLTMANYLEKHKIDYHIYERREKEDLSGHGFLIPKEGMDYLYEIIDPETLLKHGNFLKKYIQYSHTGKILTEKKLDHVFAISRHSLINLLAQSISPEKITYEETVIPDNQQTGRLKLSDGTDIDADITVISDGSKSRIRRDLFKDEKMSVVRESEVVNIIQDKEIADSIENDFIKFHHEEGGLTFGILRLSEDTILWYSQFDNKKYMINECSPENLKKYMLEVFEDWHPLIPSIIQKSDYKNVHLWCVYELEKLHPFYKDNIVFIGDAAHPLIPFTSQGVTSALKDSFTLTKYLVEEKNTEEAFKKYEAERKPEIETHISNGRTLLEQFLLPLHQQSKNILPISYK, from the coding sequence ATGAAGAAAATTGCTGTCGTGGGCGCTGGCATCTCTGGCCTAACCATGGCAAATTACTTAGAAAAACACAAGATTGACTATCATATTTATGAAAGAAGAGAAAAGGAAGATCTGTCAGGCCATGGCTTTCTCATTCCCAAGGAAGGGATGGACTATCTTTATGAGATAATTGATCCTGAAACCCTCCTCAAACACGGAAATTTTCTGAAAAAATACATCCAGTATTCTCATACAGGAAAGATTCTGACAGAAAAGAAACTGGACCATGTTTTTGCCATTTCAAGACACTCTTTAATAAATCTCCTGGCACAAAGCATTTCTCCCGAAAAGATTACCTATGAAGAGACTGTAATCCCTGATAATCAACAGACCGGAAGACTAAAGCTTTCTGACGGAACCGATATTGATGCTGATATTACGGTCATTTCTGATGGTTCTAAAAGCCGTATCAGAAGGGATCTTTTTAAAGATGAAAAAATGAGCGTGGTAAGAGAAAGTGAAGTGGTCAATATCATACAAGACAAAGAAATCGCAGATTCCATTGAGAATGACTTCATAAAATTTCATCACGAGGAAGGCGGACTGACTTTTGGAATCCTCAGGCTTTCGGAAGACACTATTCTGTGGTATTCACAGTTTGATAACAAAAAATACATGATCAACGAATGTTCGCCAGAGAACCTGAAGAAATATATGCTTGAAGTATTTGAAGACTGGCACCCTTTGATTCCTTCCATTATACAGAAATCAGACTATAAAAACGTGCATTTATGGTGTGTTTATGAATTGGAAAAATTACATCCGTTTTATAAAGACAATATTGTATTCATCGGGGATGCAGCACATCCCTTAATTCCTTTTACCAGTCAGGGGGTTACTTCCGCATTAAAAGACTCTTTCACTCTCACTAAATATTTAGTCGAAGAAAAAAACACCGAAGAAGCTTTTAAAAAGTATGAAGCAGAAAGAAAACCCGAAATTGAAACTCACATCAGTAACGGAAGAACCTTGTTAGAACAGTTCCTGCTTCCTCTTCACCAACAATCAAAAAATATTTTACCCATATCTTATAAATAA
- a CDS encoding pyridoxal phosphate-dependent aminotransferase → MFTNNDINFEALKRKAYNGRWATVEDGIIPLTAADPDFRTAPEIEQGIIEYLKDGYLSYGPFSGLPEFRKSVADHFNQEKHGSFTPENILAVNSAAQGMFLIASYVLKPGDEAIILDPVDFLFKKSVETAGGKITLCPVDTTSGEIDFEKLVSLISPKTRLISICNPHNPLGKVYSKEILIKIAEVASAHDLWVMSDEIWSDIIYDNKDFYTYSSVSEKAKKKSFTVYGFSKSFGIAGLRIGAILCNDQDVLEDFTEKSNFNSTIEGVSTLSQIAASVALEKAKPWYREFLAHLQSNRDLAFSLLSQSEIVTPNLPEATFVLFPKIKNGMTSDAFAQHVLQQGKVAIVPGSERWFGKGAEGHVRICFSTSREILEEGINRMITSF, encoded by the coding sequence ATGTTTACCAATAACGATATCAATTTTGAAGCCCTGAAAAGAAAAGCCTACAACGGAAGATGGGCTACCGTGGAAGATGGTATTATTCCTCTTACAGCTGCTGATCCGGACTTCAGAACAGCGCCTGAAATAGAACAGGGAATTATTGAATATCTTAAAGATGGCTATTTAAGCTACGGACCATTTTCCGGACTGCCGGAATTCAGAAAAAGCGTAGCCGATCATTTCAATCAGGAAAAACACGGAAGTTTTACTCCTGAAAATATTCTGGCAGTTAACAGTGCTGCTCAGGGAATGTTTCTTATTGCATCTTATGTTCTTAAACCCGGCGATGAAGCCATTATTCTAGATCCGGTAGATTTTCTTTTCAAAAAATCAGTGGAAACTGCTGGCGGAAAGATCACGCTTTGCCCTGTGGATACAACATCCGGTGAAATTGATTTTGAAAAACTGGTTTCTCTAATCAGCCCTAAAACCAGGCTGATCAGTATATGCAATCCTCACAATCCACTCGGAAAGGTTTATTCTAAAGAAATCCTGATAAAAATAGCTGAGGTTGCTTCCGCTCATGATCTTTGGGTGATGAGTGATGAAATCTGGAGTGATATCATTTATGACAATAAAGATTTTTATACATACTCTTCCGTTTCAGAAAAAGCGAAGAAAAAAAGTTTTACGGTATATGGATTTTCAAAATCGTTTGGAATTGCCGGCTTGAGAATTGGAGCTATATTATGTAATGACCAGGACGTTCTTGAAGATTTTACCGAAAAATCAAATTTCAATTCGACAATAGAAGGAGTTTCTACCTTATCACAAATTGCAGCAAGTGTAGCCCTTGAGAAAGCAAAACCCTGGTACAGAGAATTTTTAGCACATTTACAAAGCAACAGAGATCTTGCATTTAGCTTATTAAGCCAATCCGAAATTGTAACGCCTAATTTGCCTGAAGCTACCTTTGTCCTGTTTCCAAAGATCAAAAACGGAATGACCAGCGATGCTTTTGCACAGCATGTTCTGCAGCAGGGAAAAGTTGCAATAGTACCCGGTTCGGAAAGATGGTTTGGAAAAGGAGCGGAAGGACATGTCAGGATTTGCTTCTCCACTTCAAGAGAAATTTTAGAAGAAGGAATTAACAGAATGATTACAAGCTTTTAA
- a CDS encoding bacteriocin-like protein translates to MKNLRKLTKKSLRSINGGEVWCPAKPITSCSVWCGLTNEQKMRCLLDVEGCECF, encoded by the coding sequence ATGAAAAATTTAAGAAAATTAACGAAGAAAAGTCTGAGAAGTATTAACGGAGGTGAAGTATGGTGTCCGGCAAAGCCTATTACATCATGTAGCGTATGGTGCGGACTTACGAATGAACAGAAAATGCGATGTCTGCTTGATGTAGAAGGTTGTGAGTGCTTTTAA
- a CDS encoding DUF502 domain-containing protein: MKKPSFENIANLFLKNFFQGLVIIGPIGLTIFVIWYIVSAIDNLIPSLAKQVPGLVFVSIILFTAILGYLGNKFVVGRFFFDTMDSLLEKTPGVKHIYTPTKDVMSSFVGDKKKFNDPVWVKTNENPEIWRIGFLTQKEMSDVDKHNYVAVYLPHSYAISGWVIVTEEKNIKPVVGMTAASAMKFAVSGGVAGFHSDENIFKAPE; this comes from the coding sequence TTGAAGAAGCCAAGCTTTGAAAATATTGCCAATCTTTTCCTGAAGAATTTTTTTCAGGGATTAGTAATTATTGGTCCTATCGGGCTTACCATTTTTGTCATCTGGTATATTGTAAGTGCCATTGACAATCTTATTCCTTCACTTGCCAAGCAGGTGCCGGGGCTTGTTTTCGTATCTATTATACTGTTTACTGCTATTCTGGGATATTTAGGAAATAAATTTGTGGTCGGGAGATTCTTTTTCGACACAATGGACAGCCTGCTTGAGAAAACTCCCGGAGTAAAACACATTTATACTCCTACAAAAGACGTCATGTCTTCATTTGTAGGGGACAAGAAAAAATTCAACGATCCTGTATGGGTAAAAACCAATGAAAATCCCGAAATCTGGAGAATCGGTTTCTTGACCCAAAAAGAAATGTCGGACGTTGACAAGCATAATTACGTTGCGGTATATCTTCCCCACTCGTACGCCATCTCGGGCTGGGTAATTGTTACTGAAGAAAAAAACATCAAACCTGTAGTGGGAATGACAGCAGCTTCTGCCATGAAGTTTGCAGTAAGCGGCGGTGTAGCCGGATTCCATTCTGATGAAAATATATTTAAGGCTCCGGAATAG
- the rpmA gene encoding 50S ribosomal protein L27, translated as MAHKKGVGSSKNGRESHSKRLGVKIFGGQEAIAGNIIVRQRGTQHHPGDNVGIGKDHTLFALVDGKVVFRKKANNRSFVSVEPNA; from the coding sequence ATGGCACACAAGAAAGGAGTCGGTAGTTCCAAGAACGGTAGAGAGTCTCACTCTAAAAGATTAGGTGTGAAGATTTTCGGAGGACAAGAAGCTATTGCCGGAAATATTATTGTTAGACAAAGAGGTACTCAGCACCACCCAGGTGATAACGTGGGAATCGGTAAAGATCACACTTTGTTTGCATTAGTAGATGGTAAAGTAGTTTTCAGAAAGAAAGCAAACAACAGATCTTTCGTATCTGTAGAGCCAAACGCATAA
- a CDS encoding tryptophanase has protein sequence MNLPYAEPFRIKMVEEIYQSTREEREQWLKEANYNLFNLRSSQVYIDLLTDSGTGAMSDKQWAALMTGDESYAGSRSFEQLQKTVERITGFKYLLPTHQGRAAENVLFSVLVKEGDVVPGNSHFDTTKGHIEFRKAHAIDCTIDEAFDINDLHPFKGNINLEKLEEVYKSHPKESIPFCLITITCNSSGGQPVSLENMKAVKALSDQYGIPVFFDSARFAENAYFIKKREAGQENRSIKDICKEIFSYGDGMTMSSKKDGLVNIGGFIALNNEEVFRKASNFTIIYEGFITYGGMAGRDMAALAVGLDEATEFAYLESRISQVEYLGNKLIEYGIPVQKPIGGHAVFIDSLNFLPNVSREEYPAQTLGLEIYKEAGIRTVEIGTLLADRDPATRENRYPKLELVRLAIPRRTYTNNHMDYIAAAIKNVYERREEIAKGYKITWEPEILRHFTVQLEKA, from the coding sequence ATGAATTTACCGTACGCGGAACCTTTCCGCATCAAAATGGTGGAAGAAATCTACCAGTCTACCAGAGAAGAAAGAGAGCAGTGGCTTAAAGAAGCTAATTATAACCTTTTCAATTTAAGATCTTCTCAGGTTTATATTGACCTGCTTACTGATTCCGGAACCGGAGCAATGTCCGATAAACAATGGGCTGCTTTAATGACAGGAGATGAAAGCTACGCAGGCTCACGTTCATTCGAACAATTACAGAAAACCGTTGAAAGAATTACAGGATTCAAATATTTATTACCAACCCACCAGGGAAGAGCCGCTGAAAACGTGCTTTTTTCCGTATTGGTAAAAGAAGGTGATGTAGTTCCGGGAAACTCACACTTTGACACTACAAAAGGTCATATCGAGTTCAGAAAGGCACATGCAATAGATTGTACGATTGATGAAGCTTTTGACATCAATGACCTTCATCCTTTCAAAGGGAATATCAACCTTGAAAAACTGGAAGAAGTTTATAAAAGTCATCCTAAAGAAAGTATTCCTTTCTGTCTGATTACCATTACCTGTAACTCATCAGGAGGACAGCCTGTTTCTCTGGAAAATATGAAAGCTGTGAAAGCCCTTTCTGATCAATATGGAATTCCTGTATTCTTTGATTCAGCGAGATTTGCAGAGAACGCCTATTTCATCAAAAAAAGAGAGGCAGGACAGGAAAACAGAAGCATTAAAGACATCTGTAAGGAAATTTTCTCTTACGGAGACGGAATGACAATGAGTTCCAAAAAAGACGGGCTGGTAAACATTGGTGGATTCATCGCTTTGAATAATGAAGAAGTGTTCAGAAAGGCATCCAACTTTACCATTATCTACGAAGGCTTTATTACTTATGGTGGAATGGCCGGAAGAGATATGGCAGCACTGGCTGTAGGTCTGGACGAAGCGACTGAGTTTGCTTATCTTGAAAGCAGAATCTCCCAGGTTGAATATCTTGGGAATAAACTGATCGAATATGGAATTCCTGTTCAGAAACCAATCGGGGGACACGCCGTATTTATTGATTCTTTAAATTTCCTTCCGAATGTTTCCCGTGAAGAATATCCAGCGCAGACACTTGGTCTTGAAATTTATAAAGAAGCAGGAATCAGAACTGTAGAAATCGGGACTTTATTAGCAGACAGAGATCCTGCAACAAGGGAAAACCGTTACCCGAAATTAGAACTGGTACGTCTCGCAATTCCAAGAAGAACTTACACCAATAATCATATGGATTATATTGCTGCTGCTATAAAGAACGTTTATGAAAGACGTGAAGAGATTGCAAAAGGGTATAAGATCACCTGGGAACCCGAAATCTTAAGACATTTTACTGTTCAGCTTGAAAAAGCCTAA
- a CDS encoding acyltransferase family protein: MNRDLYIDFAKGLATLSIIFIHTAFWSGQFYIPAEVRVFSLVFDVALFYALSGITSGANIEKTLYRLLKLQITYMIFVTFLFFLDYFFKVFGLSFFSMEWLQSFYSTFGSKYSTTSISAVPQWENLGNWYLHQYTNADTFPVVMGSFWYLKVYFILTVFGVLILRFFPKHINWFIGLCIALTLLFNIFPEYYPTGQVGYVAFYLAVFLIGNKMRGKKIPVKAIPLLYALVGAALVWMFWYYGGDIFYKINKNKFPPKIPYIIWALFSLVTLFVLYNRLKITKENFITYIGRNAIFFYFAQGISSSLVYFLVVPLKENMSWWILMIIIYIINIILAFVISAGLKKVDTLGWNILEFLRRKTAS, encoded by the coding sequence ATGAACAGAGATCTTTATATTGATTTCGCCAAAGGACTGGCAACACTTTCCATCATATTTATCCATACTGCTTTCTGGTCCGGACAGTTTTATATTCCTGCAGAAGTAAGAGTATTCTCCCTTGTTTTTGACGTCGCTCTTTTTTATGCACTGAGTGGCATTACTTCCGGAGCTAATATTGAAAAAACACTATACCGGTTGTTGAAACTGCAGATCACGTATATGATATTTGTGACTTTCCTCTTCTTTTTAGATTACTTTTTTAAAGTTTTCGGACTAAGTTTCTTTTCTATGGAATGGCTCCAGAGTTTTTATTCAACATTTGGCTCCAAATATTCCACTACCAGCATTTCAGCAGTTCCTCAATGGGAAAATCTCGGAAACTGGTATCTTCATCAATACACCAATGCCGATACCTTTCCGGTTGTCATGGGAAGTTTCTGGTACCTTAAGGTGTATTTTATTTTAACCGTTTTCGGAGTTCTCATCTTGAGATTTTTCCCGAAACATATCAACTGGTTTATCGGACTTTGCATTGCTTTAACTTTATTATTTAATATTTTCCCGGAATATTATCCAACCGGACAGGTGGGATATGTCGCTTTTTATCTTGCTGTATTTTTAATCGGGAACAAAATGCGTGGAAAAAAAATTCCTGTTAAAGCAATTCCTCTATTATATGCGCTCGTAGGAGCTGCTCTCGTGTGGATGTTCTGGTATTATGGAGGAGATATTTTCTATAAAATCAATAAAAACAAATTCCCGCCGAAAATCCCGTATATCATCTGGGCATTATTCTCTCTGGTGACATTATTTGTTCTCTATAACAGGCTAAAGATCACAAAAGAAAATTTCATCACTTATATCGGCAGGAATGCTATATTCTTCTATTTTGCACAGGGAATCAGCTCTTCGCTGGTCTATTTCCTGGTGGTTCCATTAAAAGAAAATATGTCCTGGTGGATTTTGATGATCATTATTTATATCATTAATATCATTTTAGCTTTTGTAATTTCTGCAGGGCTGAAAAAGGTTGATACCTTAGGCTGGAATATTTTGGAATTCCTAAGAAGGAAGACAGCCTCTTAA
- a CDS encoding bacteriocin-like protein: MKNVKKLTRKNLKGIAGGIAANCPSMFQSCEEWCSWTPWQKSHCILSEPCTECF, translated from the coding sequence ATGAAAAATGTAAAGAAATTAACCAGAAAAAATTTAAAAGGAATTGCCGGTGGGATAGCTGCCAATTGTCCTTCTATGTTTCAGTCCTGCGAAGAATGGTGCAGCTGGACTCCATGGCAGAAATCACACTGTATTTTGTCTGAACCATGTACGGAATGCTTTTAA
- a CDS encoding tRNA-(ms[2]io[6]A)-hydroxylase, translating to MFKLKLPTDPRWANIAEGNIGEILTDHAWCEQKAATNAIGLITMLPEYPDIVTELLAIAQEELDHFNQVHEIIKKRGYTFGRARKDDYVNELAKFIVQGSREDLIVDKMLFAAMIEARSCERFKVLTENIKDEELKVFYRELMISEANHYTTFIGFARQLGNPEKVNHRWEEWLEYEASIIKSYGNKETIHG from the coding sequence ATGTTTAAGTTGAAACTACCTACCGACCCAAGGTGGGCAAATATTGCAGAAGGAAACATTGGAGAAATTTTAACAGATCATGCCTGGTGTGAGCAAAAAGCAGCCACCAATGCTATTGGACTGATCACGATGCTTCCTGAATATCCTGACATTGTAACAGAACTTCTTGCCATTGCACAGGAAGAGCTGGATCATTTCAATCAGGTACACGAGATCATCAAAAAGAGAGGCTATACTTTTGGAAGAGCCAGAAAAGATGATTATGTGAATGAACTGGCGAAATTTATCGTTCAGGGAAGCAGAGAAGACCTCATCGTAGATAAAATGCTGTTTGCCGCTATGATTGAAGCCAGAAGCTGTGAAAGATTCAAAGTTCTTACAGAAAATATCAAAGACGAAGAGCTTAAAGTTTTCTACAGAGAACTGATGATTTCCGAGGCTAATCATTACACTACTTTTATAGGATTTGCAAGGCAGCTTGGTAATCCTGAAAAAGTAAACCATCGCTGGGAAGAATGGCTGGAGTATGAAGCCAGCATTATTAAATCCTACGGAAACAAAGAAACCATTCACGGTTAA
- a CDS encoding DUF5686 family protein has product MMLNNNSQKHYLLFFFLILSGSVCAQNKASGKVVDEKNNKELNKVDIFINNNATPSLTTTSGSFTVQSDSIIHQLRFSRKNYVTETLDITPENAENIFVQLSQAKVSDIQEIVLQSGKTKYKNKKENPAYAIMQKVWAQKRNNGLEKFDTYSYKEYEKTQFDLNNLDSAFMKKKIFNKLDFIFSYADSTASGRLGLPIFLNEAVYENYGKNKPDKDSKRTLVAQKTSGFQDNQVITVSAKNLYRDINIYDNTLNYFDIGFQSPVGTDGFSTYDYSLMDTITIRGEKAFQIRYQPKRKDILAFQGNLYIDTDTYAVLGATLKSTQKINVNFVNSVYTQVEYDNPDDATFLPKKLITEFEMSPFSKKKGAKSIIAKRSVDYSDYQFNKPLDPKVFKRTEEEYEDQFTNKDEAYWTKVRPDTLSKAEQGVYNMLDQLQQTPKFNRMVKLFETLGSRYYNAFKGIDIGPIFSIYGRNEVEGDRIRLGARTYFGLNDTWRAQFYTAYGFKDQQIKYGVEARYMFNKLNRFMIGAGTSRDIVQLGGQLTSGDGVTPQSSSTSTFFARGENISLSSVNKTSVFAAIEPWKNFQIRIDGVMQSIKSAIPEKFNLMYYKDGQLRKTVNDSHVTISLIAKPGAKFSQTGIDRYQARNLAPTIVLRYTRGIEGLFNADFNYDKLQFMLYKPFLIGSMGKLVVNFEAGKNFSTVPLALQNIIPANLSYGLVPNTFSQLNYYEFVTDAYTTLQLEHHFNGKILSYIPLIKKLKLREVAFIRGAYGTLSDASKAINVEGFKYSAPSEHIYYEYGFGIENIGIGNLRIFRVDFNWRGNYLDKPDISKFGVKAGFQVGF; this is encoded by the coding sequence ATGATGTTAAACAATAACTCCCAAAAACACTATCTTTTATTTTTTTTCCTGATTCTCTCCGGTTCCGTATGCGCTCAAAACAAGGCCAGCGGTAAGGTGGTTGACGAAAAGAACAATAAAGAACTGAATAAAGTTGATATTTTCATCAACAATAATGCGACCCCTTCCCTGACGACAACTTCAGGTAGTTTCACCGTTCAGTCAGACAGCATTATCCATCAGTTAAGATTTTCCAGAAAAAACTATGTAACGGAAACCCTTGACATTACTCCAGAAAATGCAGAAAATATTTTCGTACAGCTTTCGCAAGCTAAAGTAAGTGACATCCAGGAGATTGTTCTTCAAAGCGGTAAGACTAAATACAAAAATAAAAAAGAAAACCCCGCTTATGCTATTATGCAGAAGGTCTGGGCACAAAAAAGAAATAACGGATTAGAAAAGTTCGATACGTATTCCTACAAAGAATATGAAAAAACGCAGTTTGACCTGAACAATCTGGACAGTGCGTTTATGAAGAAAAAGATCTTCAATAAACTTGATTTCATTTTCAGTTATGCAGATTCCACAGCAAGCGGAAGACTTGGACTTCCCATCTTCCTGAATGAAGCGGTTTATGAAAATTATGGTAAAAACAAACCGGATAAAGACAGTAAAAGAACTTTGGTTGCTCAGAAAACTTCAGGTTTCCAGGACAATCAGGTGATTACCGTTTCAGCTAAAAACCTCTATCGTGATATTAATATTTACGATAATACCCTGAATTACTTCGACATTGGTTTCCAGAGTCCGGTAGGAACGGATGGTTTCAGCACCTACGATTACAGCCTTATGGACACCATTACGATCCGTGGGGAAAAAGCATTCCAGATAAGATACCAGCCAAAAAGAAAAGATATCCTTGCATTCCAAGGAAATCTTTATATTGATACAGATACTTATGCTGTATTAGGAGCAACATTGAAGTCAACCCAGAAAATCAATGTCAACTTTGTCAACAGTGTCTATACTCAGGTAGAATACGACAATCCTGATGATGCCACGTTTCTTCCTAAAAAACTGATTACCGAATTTGAAATGAGTCCTTTTTCAAAAAAGAAAGGAGCCAAAAGCATCATCGCCAAAAGATCTGTAGATTATTCCGATTATCAGTTTAATAAGCCTCTAGACCCAAAGGTTTTCAAGCGTACTGAAGAAGAATACGAAGACCAGTTTACCAATAAAGATGAAGCTTACTGGACAAAGGTCAGACCCGACACTTTATCCAAAGCAGAGCAGGGCGTTTACAACATGCTTGACCAGCTTCAGCAGACCCCGAAATTCAACAGGATGGTGAAGCTGTTTGAAACCCTTGGTTCACGTTATTATAATGCCTTCAAAGGAATAGATATTGGTCCCATATTTTCAATTTATGGAAGAAATGAAGTAGAAGGAGACAGAATACGATTGGGAGCAAGAACCTATTTCGGATTGAATGATACCTGGAGAGCCCAGTTTTATACAGCCTACGGGTTCAAAGACCAGCAGATCAAATATGGAGTTGAGGCAAGGTATATGTTCAATAAGCTGAACCGTTTTATGATTGGAGCAGGAACCAGCAGAGATATTGTTCAGCTTGGAGGACAGCTTACATCCGGTGATGGCGTTACACCTCAATCCTCATCTACCAGCACTTTTTTTGCAAGAGGGGAAAACATTTCTTTAAGTTCTGTCAATAAAACAAGTGTTTTTGCAGCTATTGAACCGTGGAAAAACTTTCAGATAAGAATAGATGGAGTGATGCAGAGCATTAAATCTGCAATTCCTGAGAAATTCAATCTGATGTATTATAAAGACGGACAGCTGAGAAAGACCGTTAATGACTCACATGTTACCATCAGCTTAATCGCAAAGCCCGGCGCTAAATTTTCCCAAACCGGAATTGACCGTTATCAGGCCAGAAACCTGGCTCCAACGATTGTTTTAAGATATACCAGAGGTATTGAAGGTTTATTCAATGCTGACTTTAATTATGACAAGCTGCAGTTTATGCTCTATAAGCCGTTTTTGATTGGAAGCATGGGAAAACTGGTTGTTAATTTCGAAGCAGGAAAGAATTTCAGCACTGTTCCTTTGGCATTACAGAATATAATCCCTGCCAACCTTTCATATGGTTTGGTACCCAATACATTCTCACAGCTTAATTATTATGAATTTGTAACTGATGCTTATACTACCCTTCAATTAGAACACCATTTTAACGGTAAGATCCTTTCTTATATTCCTTTGATTAAAAAACTGAAGCTTAGAGAGGTTGCATTTATCAGAGGTGCATACGGAACATTAAGTGATGCATCCAAAGCCATCAATGTGGAAGGATTTAAATACTCTGCACCCAGCGAACATATTTATTATGAATACGGCTTCGGGATTGAAAATATAGGAATCGGAAATCTCAGAATTTTCAGAGTGGATTTCAACTGGAGAGGAAATTATCTTGACAAACCGGATATCTCAAAATTCGGTGTTAAGGCAGGGTTCCAGGTAGGATTCTAG